TAATGATAATCCATGTGTTTCACAATATTCCCATCCTTATCCTTCACATTCATTAACCGCTGGAAGCTATCATACTCGTAAGTCGTTGTCTCTCCCTTCGTATCTGTTATACTCGTTATACCAGAAAGTGTATTGTGCTTGAATCTCACGATCTGACCTTTGACTAGCCCTGCATTAGACAATAAAGGCGAGAGAAAATTATCCACATTTATGCTGCTAGGATTCCTGGTATTCCTGAAGGCTTCGATGGTTGATGCCCCGCCCAAGGCATTAGTAACAGTGGTATAATCAGCATTAGAAAGTTGCGCCACGAGGTGATTGCCACCGTATCCCCATATATAAGTCATCGGCGGTCCATTTTCCTTTTGCAGGGAAACCGGCGCTCCATGGGTATCATATTGCATATACCTTAACCTAGTTTCTTCCGCGAAGGCAAGTGTTTTGGTGATCACCGTTTCGGGGGCATATAACATCCCTGACCAGTTCCTGTATTTTGTTTTTCTCAAAAAAGTTTGTGTCGTGCCTGTAAATAATATTTCACTAATAACAGGTTTTATGATATTCTTACTTAACATCCCGTTGTAAACCACGACATCCTCACCTGCAACGACCATATCATTAGGGTAGTTATACTGCGTTTTGAGTTCCACGTTTTTACTGTTGACTATACTGGATTGTTTTAGATAATAGTATATTGGGTCGTACGTATTCGTAGTAGTCACCGCAGTGGTCAGATTATTGGATGAATAATCGGTAAGAGTGCTTTGTATCAGTTCACTCCTTCCGGCTATTGGCGTAAAGCTGGACATCAAAAAATAATAGGGATCTTGTTTAGGATCGATATGATAAACAAGTGGGGTGCCCTGGGGTACTTTCGGCCACAGGAAACGAACAGGAGCGATGCTGATAGACCGGAAGTTCTCAACCCTGGTAGGATTAGAGGAATAGTTATCCGTTACAGAATTATAAGTATTCTCAGTTTTTTTTAACAGTGTATTATTAGCGTCATATATCTCTTCGGATTTCAACAGACCGTAGTTCCAATCGGCATACTCTACCGGGGTAGAGGGGAAATTTTCCAAAAGCGTTGGTGGCTGATCCGCGAAAGAAGTAAACGTTCGGACGGTTTTTCCGATATAAACCCCATTCTGACCATTTTTTTCTATAATGCGCTTATAAGTTACAGGGCTTCCATTGATTACCGGTAGATCGTTGACCGATGACGAGGTCCGGATAATATATCCATAACCGGTAAAATAAGCAGGGGCCTCATTGCTGGTTTCGTCATATTTATAATCATAATCAGCCAGATAAGTGTAAACCGGCCTATATCCAAGCGCCCCCGAAGAGGTAGTGCCATCTTCCAGCACATACTGATATTCACGAACAGTAGCAGGAGTAGTATTGGGTAAATAATCTGTTATTTTTTTTGCTCTAATCCCGCCCACATAACGTTGCACATGGCTCAATACAATTTGTGAACTTGACCCTGCATTGATCTCCCGCCATCCGATCTCTACATAATCATCATAACCAGATAAGTTTAGTGTATAACACTTTACCGTATAGGTTGCCCCTTTAATCAGATTAGTAATACTAAAACTGAGCGTTTGCTGATTAATATCACCAGAAGGAAAAGGGAGTATCTTAGTTACCAGGAGTTGATTGGAAGGATTATAAAACTCAAATTTAATTCCGCAGCCAGATGAAGTACAGGCTGTAGCTGATGGATTGCCCTTGATAGTAAAATCCGTACTGGTGTTATTTTCGCCCTGGAAAACAAAGGGAACCGTTGCCGATGGGTTAATAGAACTGCTTACACCGCTACTCGTACTCCTGTCTGTAAACGGAGGCGTTTGTACGGTAACCGTTTCATTTTGATTGAGCCAAACATCCTTGGCAGTATTGGCCTCCATCTCAAATACGGTATACCCCCCTGTCGGATAGGTTATCTTAGTGAGACTTCCTGCTTTTACCCTTTCCGGATCAGTATCCCGGTTCCCACCTAAAAATTCCCGAAAGGGTGGATATTGTCCACCTGGTGCACGAAAATATTCGTGAGGAATCAGGTCGTTACTGGGATTGTTATTATAATACCCCCAATGATCCTTGTTGTTATTAAAGCGTTGAGGCAACGCGGGAGAGTTCACATATTCAAATAAATAAGGCTTCAAGGTATTCGATTCAGTGCTGCCGAATTGTTGAACGGATTGTAAAGTGGCCCTTCCGCCCAGGGAATAATCCTGGGCTAATAAAAATCCATAGGACATTCCGCCTTTACTCAGGATGATCTTTTGGAGCAAGTTATCACTGGAACCCGTGGGTACATCTTGTCTAATAGTTGGATTATAAAGGAAACTCACCGTATTATCATCCGGAAAAGTAATCTTCTTTATTCTTTTCCCTTTGATATCTACTGATGAAGGACCGCCCATATACGCGCTAAGACCTAGTCCATCGTTGGTTACCGGCAAGGCTATTGTTTGACTGTAAGATATTTGATGATTGGAGAGCAGGGTATTATCATATTCTATTTGGATATAATCCGTACCAGCAGGGTTAAAAACTTTAGTCAGGAACCAGGAAGAAGTGTGATTACCTTGATAGCCGTATTTACTGGTGGTAGTAATCTCATAATCCTCAAAGGAATACTGATACCCCATTTCATCAGTAATAATAAATTTGCTGATGACGGGCTTATTGTTAACCTCCGTAATAAATTTTTCGATCTTTAATCTGGATTGATCCAATAATAGGATATCGTTATTTTTACCCAACACGAAACTACCGCTGCGTCCGTTAAAATTAAAATTGAAGATATCATTTTGGGTATCGATCAGGCCGGAGTTCATTCGGTAAAATAATCTTTCGGCATGTGGTGTGTCGCCTGAGCCGTTTCCTTCGGTATTATTGGAAGGCATAGATCGGTATAGGAAGCCATCACCGGGTAATTCATCATAAACACCTCTTACAGTCCGGGTGATTACCCCACCGGCATTTAAGGACCAACCCAGGCCAACAGTAGAGGCCATTTCATCCACTTTAATCCCGCCGGCATGATAATCCAATGAGATCGTCATGCTAATACCGAAATTTCCCCCGGGCCAGGTATAAATGGGTATCCCCACCTGTGGAATCCCTGTTGACTGATTGACCTGGATATTCCCCGGTTTCGTAATGGCGCTGGCGTTGGGTGATGCAGGGATCACATTTTCAAAGGTTGGTGTGAGGGTTATTGGGTTTGTTTGGGCCCATACACTCGGCAAAAATAATACTGTAATTAACAGAAAAATAATAAGGCGTGAGCGGTATACATAATATACTTTCATAATGCAGGAGTTTGTATAAGATTAAGTTATGGCAATTTATCGTGATCATACTACTGGTCATGGCAAGAAACCAGTAACAGGGGGTTGTTATTTATCCTTGGCGATCATTTGTTCCAGTTTTTGAAGCCGTTTGTCCTGAGCTTTTTGCACTTGTTGCTGCTGTTCAATTTGCTCTTGCTGCTTTTTCAATTGCTCTTCCTTTTGTATCAGGTAAAGAGTCAGCTCTTCTACCTTCTTCATCAATAATTTATTCATCTCGCTTACGTCAAGCCCTTTCTTGATCATTTCCAGTTCGGAAGGTATTTCTGGTAAATGTTGATTCTCTTCGATATATGCTTTTACTTCATTTAACGGTCTTAGTTGATAATCTTTTTTAAATACATAATCCGACCATCCGTTTAGATCGATCAATACGGATTTGGAATGAATTGTGCCATTCACTGACAACTTTTGATCTGGAGTAAGCGTTCCGACTCCGATATTTCCTCCTCCATCAATAACAAGGTCATTTCCATAATACCACTGGCTTCCTGTACCAAGTTTATCAAACATTCGCCTTGTTCCTAAAATCATTTTTCCTGTGGCATTACCATTGCCCGCATTTCCTGCTACGGTTATTATTCTTGCTTGTCCCCACACATTAGAGCCGTCTGTGTTAGCAGGAATAACGAATTCCAATTGAGCTCCTGTAGTTGTGGACCTGCCTCCTGTATTTGCCTGAATCACCAGACCATCGTTGTTAATACCAACATTATTACCACCACCATCTATTGAAACACCATTTCCAACTATATGAAAAATTGCTCTTGGTAAGGTAGTACCGATACCCACATTTCCATTGTATAACCAAGTCATTGCATGCCGATCAGGTATATCATTGATATTGCTTCCTCCATTTATAAATAAATCTAACTGAGACCCCGATGTACCCGGTCCTCCATGCCCTATTCTAAATTCCGCACTTTCGTTATAAGAATAATTGGGAGTTCCGTATCTTGAAAGTTTAAAAACCGATTTCGTTGGTGCCTGAACACCCCCTGGCTTGCTGGTTGATGGTTCGGAAATATGTAGATTACTTGCTGGTGATGTTGTACCAATACCAATGGAATTGGTGGTTGAAGTAACAGTGCCGTTAGTTGTCCACTGGGCATGTACTAAAGGTGAAAAGCTTAAAAATAAGGACAGTGGAAAGATGAGTTTCTTCACGATGTAAGACGACGGTTAAGGGTTTGATTAAAAATGTATAAGCAGAATCAATCTGTATAGATTAATACTAAGTTGTTATTGAATGAATAATATTGTTTGATTGAAGCCTTATGGTAGGGATTTCTTACTGTGATAATGTGATCATATTGCAGGATTAAGGTGACTCAAATATAATTATTTATCATTCCAAACAAATACAGATGATAAAATATTCATATTGTTCATTGTAACAGTTAATAAACACTTGTGAATTGTTTTTGGGACCATCTGTGAAGAGAGAAGGCACGGATTCACACCATCCTTTATTTATAATTTGGTGTATCTTCATCGAACTATACAAATATCGGTGCTATTATTTATTTAGATGGTGACACTCCTTTGTCAGTCAAACTTAATAAGGAAAAGTCTGATCTTGGATAATAAGGAGCTTGCTATTAAATCCTTGTTTCGCTCGTTCGATCCCAACTGATACCACAAAAAAAGTATCAACTTATATCAAAACCTGTAAATTGACAATTTACAGGTTTTTTGTTTAGTCCAAATGCCAAGCAACACGAGGATATCTGATATCTATTTCATAACTACCTATCCTCTTTACTTGCGGAACAGTTTTAACTTCAATCCTAATTCAAATGCACCGGCTGTATAACCACTAAGCTTTCCGGTTTCAAGGTTATAGGTGAAGTTAAAAGCATAGGCTTTCTGGTCAAACACCAAACCAAGGCCTGTACTTTGATTGCTATGATAGATGGCTTGTAACGATATAAAGTAATTACTCATGGTGAAGTTAAAACCGGCATCAACAATATCCTTAGCGCCTTTAACTTTACGATAAGCAGTAAGCGGCTCTATCAGCAAATCGGTATAACCACTGCTTATATATATTTTATAACTGGCAGCTGCAAAAAACTCGACCCTATCTACATCTATACGTTCAATGGAATTTCTAAAAAAAGCAGCTTTTAGGTTAGGAATAGCCCCTTCTAAAAATAAATTCTCACTGGTATAAGCTATTCCAAAATCACCATCTATATAAGGTTTTGCCTGGTTGTACCTGGCTATCTGCTCGTCAGTCTCATCCCCTACTACCTTGTCGAGATCAATACGCCCGTCATTCACACCCAAGGAAAGACCAAAATTCAGTTTCTGGTTATGATCGCCAAGCGGCAGGTGATAGGCATAAGTACCCATGGCACGGGTTTGCCTGATCAACCCCGACTGATCGTCGGTTACATTCAAGCCCACACCTACCCTATCCGTTGCATGATAATCAGCTGTAAGTGTTTGTGATTTTGGTGAACCAGGAAACGTGTTCCATTGCTGGCGATAGCCTAAATTAATATTGAGCCCCTGATCCAAACCAGCCATAGCGGGATTAATCAGGTACCTGTTCTGGAAATACATAGATTGAAAAGGATTTAATTGCGCCCTGCTACACAATGTAAAACATGTAAGGAGCGCCATTAACAACAAAGGCTTTTTAAAACTTATATGATGATGTTGTTTAAGGTTTTTCATTTTATTTATAGTTTCTTTTGATCTTCGGTTTTTCTTGTTGCTCTGATTCTGATTGGTTTATCTATCGTGGATAATGGTGATAAATCCTTTGAACTGGCGTTTTTGCGGCCCCAGGTCAACAATGTAATAATACGTTCCTTCTGTTAGTGGGGCGCCGCCATAGGTTCCATTCCAGTCGTTGGTGTAACCATGTTTGGTGTAAACTGTGCGTCCTGCCTTATCAAAAACCGTAACCGTGTTATTAGGAAAAAGCTGAATATCGGCTATTACCCAGGTATCGTTCTTGCCGTCGCCATTGGGGGTAAGTATATTGCTGGCTACAATACTCTTTTGATCCTCGCCCCTGTAAACAACCAGCGTATAAGTATTCTTAGTAATATGATCCTGAGCCGTTACTATGATATTGATGGTGTTATTACCAACGTTAAGCGGAATAAAGAATGACTGCCGGTCATTTGGTGCTGAAGATCCGTTAATAGTCGCTGTAGCCGTTGGATCAAAAGTGAGTGTAAGACGTACTCCTTGTATTTCGTTATCGACCTGCGCATTATAACTGAAATTATCTGAATTAAATGAAGGTGTTAAGGTACCGTATGTTGATACCAGATTGATCAGTTTAGCATTGCTGAGTGCTATAACCGTTAGCTTACCCGATACATAATTAAAGGAGTAATTGGCTGCTACGGCACCGCTTGCTGTAATCGAATATGAACCCGGTAATGAAGCAGAATTGGCAACGGTAGCCAGCACAGGCAACTTGGTTAATGCAGCCTGATCATCGCCGTTCACAAAACCGCTGTACACTGCGGTGAACGCCGGATTAGCCACACCGTACAAACGGCTTTTATCTTCGGCTGTAATGGTTAGCATAGCTTTATTAATGGTTAATGTTCCGGCTATGTAAACAATTTGATAGTTTGCAATGGCAGCCCCACTTACCGTTATAGGGTAAGTTCCAGCTGAAGATGATTGTGTCGCAGTTGTAGCGATAGCTGGCTGTGTAGTTAAGTTACTGGCACTTTCACCATTTACAAATCCGTTGTAGCTGATGTTTAGTACTGGATTAGCCGAGCCGTAAATTTTGCTGGCATTATTAGCGGTAATAGTGAGCGTTCTTAGCGTAATAGTCAGGTTAGCTCCAACATAAGTTAGTGTATAATTACTATTGAGTGCCAGACTGCCTTGCTGAATAGCATATGTACCTACGTTCTCTCCTGCAACACGGGTAAGTGCACCGGTAAATTTATCTGTGCCTACTAATGCGCCGGTAGTGATAGCATAAGTTAGTGCAGGATCAGCAGTACCGTAAACTTTGCTCTGTGCAATGGCCGTAACAGCGATAACTGCTTTTCCAATAGTTAGATTTGCGCCTGCATAGGTTAGCGTATAGTTACTATTAAGTGCAAGGCTGCCTTGCTGTATGGCATAGACACCTACATTTTCACCCACAACACGAGTAAGTGCACCGGTAAATTTGTCTGTCCCTACCAATGCGCCGCTGGTAACAGCATAGGTCAGGGCCGGATCAGCAGCACCGTAAATCTTGTTTTGTGCATTGGCCGTTACTGTGATAGCAGCTTTTCCGATGGTCAGATTTGCACCAGCATAAGTCAACGTATAGTTACCATTAAGCGCCAGACTGCCTTGCTGAATAGCGTAAACCCCTACGTTTTCACCTGCTGCACGGGTTAACGCACCAGTGAATTTATCTGTGCCCACTAATGCGCCCGTCGTGATCTTATAGGTCAACGTCGGATCAATTGTACCATAAATTTTGTTTTGCGCATCAGCGGTAACTGTGACAGATGCTTTGTCTATAGTTAGGTTAGCGCCAATATAAGTCAGTGTATAATTACCGTTAAGCGCCAGGGTACCTTGTTGAATGGCATAAGTACCTACATCTTCACCTGCAGCCCTGGCCAAGGCGCCGGTAAATATATCCTTACCTACCAGCGAGCCATTGGTGATACTATAAGTTAGCGCCGGATCCACTGTTCCATAGATTTTGCTCTGTGCATTAGCTGTAATTGCGATAGCGGCTTTACCAATGCTAAGATTAGCTCCTACATAAGTCAACGTATAATTATTGCTAAGAGCCAGGCCACCTTGCTGAATAGCGTAAATCCCTACGTTTTCACCTGCTGCACGGGTTAACGCACCAGTGAATTTATCTGTACCCACTAATGCGCCACTGGTGATCGTATAGGTTAAGGCGGGATCAGTAGTTCCGTAAATTTTGTTTTGTGCATCGGCCGTAATCGTGACAGCGGCTTTGCCAATACTAAGATTAGCACCAATATAAGTTAGTGTATAATTACTATTAAGCGCGAGTGTGCCCTGCTGAATAGCATAGGTACCTATGTTCTCCCCTGCAACACGGGCTAGCGCACCGGTAAATTTATCTGCGCCCACTAATGCACCGGTTGTAATCTTGTAAGTCAGTGCAGGATCTACTTCACCATAAATCTTTGTTTTTGCATCCGCAGTAACAGTAATTGCGGCTTTACCAATCGTTAGGTTAGCGCCTGTGTAAGTCAGTGTGTAATTACTGCTCAAGGCCAGGCTGCCCTGCTGAATAGCATAAGTGCCTACATTTTCGCCGGCTGCACGGGTAAGTGAGCCGGTAAAGGTATCCGCAAATTTTAACGCTCCGCTGGTGATCTTGTAGGTTAGCGCAGGGTCGGCTTCACCGTAAGCTTTGGTTTTCGCATCGGCGGTAACAGTGATGGCCGCTTTACCTATGGTGAGGTTAGCGCCTGCGTAAGTGAGGTTATAATTGCTGCTGAGTGCCAGGGAGCCTTGCTGAATAGCATAAGTACCTGCGTTTTCGCCTGCAGCACGGGTAAGCGAACCAGTAAAAGTATCCGCAAATTTTAAGGCTCCGGTGGTGATCTTGTAGGTCAATGTTGGATCAACATCGCCATAAGCTTTGGTTTGCACATCGGCGGTTACCGTGATAGCGGCTTTACCAATGGTCAAATTAGCGCCCACATAAGTAAGCGTATAATTGCTGCCGAGCGTCAAAGTACCTTGCTTAATGGCGTAAGTGCCCACGTTTTCACCGGCTGCACGGATAAGCGAACCGGTAAAGGTGTCCTTGCCTGCCAGGGCACCGCTGGTGATCTTATAAGTTAAGACAGGATCGGCATCGCCATAAGTTTTTGTTTGCGCATCGGCAGTTACGGTGATGGCCGTTTTGCCAATGGTGAGGTTAGCGCCTACATAAGTCAATGTATAATTGCTGCTGAGCGCCAAAGTACCTTGCTGAATTGCATAAGTGCCCACATTTTCGCCCGGAGCACGGGTAAGCGAGCCGGTAAAGGTATCCGCAAATTTTAACCCTCCACTGGTTATCTTGTAGGTCAATACCGGATCAGCATCACCAAAATTTTTACTTTGCGCATCAGCAGTAACCGTAATGGCTGCTTTACCAATCGTGAGGTTTGCGCCCACGTAGGTTAGTGTATAATTGCTGCTGAGTGCCAGGGTACCCTGCTGAATAGCGTAAGTGCCTGCGTTTTCGCCGGCGGTGCGGGTTAACGTACCGGTAAATTTATCAGTACCTACCAACGCACCATTCGTGATCTTATAGGTCAGTGCCGGATCAGTTGTCCCGTAAATTTTTGTTTGTGCATCAGCCGTTACGGTGACTGCCGCTTTACCAATGCTCAGGTTAGCACCAACGTAGGTTAGGGTATAATTACTGCTGAGTGCCAGGCTGCCTTGTTGTATGGTGTAAATACCTGCGTTTTCACCCACAGCGCGGGTAAGTGCACCTGTAAACTTATCTGTACCTACCAATGCTCCGCTGGTAACCTTATAGGTTAGTGCAGGATCAGCTGCACCAAAAGCTTTGTTTTGTGCATCGGCGGTTACCGTGATAGCGGCTTTACCAATGGTCAGGTTAGCACCTGCATAAGTGAGGTTATAATTACTACTAAGCGCCAAAGTACCTTGTTGAATGGCATAAGTACCTGCATTTTCACCTGCAACACGTGTAAGCGCGCCGGTAAAGGTATCCCCCAATTTTAGCAGCCCGCTGGTGACTTTGAACGTCAGCGCCGGATCAACTGCACCGTAAGCCTTGGTTTGTGCATTGGCAGTTACCGTGATGGCTGCTTTACCAATGGTCAGATTAGCACCAACATAAGTCAGCGTATAATTGCTGCCGAGCATCAAAGTACCTTGCTGAATAGCATAAGTACCCACATTTTGGCCTGCAGCACGAGTAAGCGAACCTGTAAATGTATCACCGGGCGCCAATGTACCGCTGGTGATCTTATAGGTTAATACCGGATCAACATCACCATAAGTTTTGGTTTGTACGTCGGCCGTTACGGTAATGGCCGTTTTGCCAATGCTGAGGTTAGCGCCTACGTAAGTAAGATTATAATTGCTGCTGAGGGCCAACGTACCTTGCAGAATAGCGTAAGTACCTGCACTTTCGCCCGGAGCACGTGTAAGAGCGCCGGTAAAGGTATCCGCAAATGCCAGTCTTCCACTGGTAATTCTATAGGTCAGTACCGGATCAGCGGCACCAAAAGCCTTTGTTTGCGGATCGGCAGTGACGGTTATGTCGGCTTTATTAATGGTAAAATTAGCGGTAACGAAAGTCAGCGTATAATTATTATTGAGTGCCAAACTTCCCTGTCTGATGGCATAAATGCCCGCATTTTCGCCGGGTACACGGGTCAGGGAGCCAGTAAATGCATCTGTGCCTACCAATGCGCCTGTAGTAACTGCATAGGTTAAAGTAGGATCGACGTTGCCATAAATTTTATTTCCCGCATTAGCGGTAATCGTAATAGCAGCTTTACCTATGGTAATGTTCCCGGCAACATAGCTAATGGTATAGTTCGCCGGGTTAAATGTACCTCCGGTAGCAGCGCTCGGCACAATAGAACCGGTATATGTATTTACCGCAGCCCCGGCTGCGGCGCCCGTTCCATAAGCAAGGGTTACACTGCCGATGGTTTCTGTACCTACTAGTCCTGTTGAGGTAAAGGCTGTAGACCCTGCTCCCCCAGTAAGGGTTTGGCCGTATGTTTTTGTTTGATCGGTTGCCGTAATGGTCAATGCCGCCTGAGTTACAGTTAGTACACCCGGTTTATAAATAAAAGTATAGTTTGATGATACCGCACCGCTGGGTGTTATTGGATAAGTACCTACCGGCGAATCGGTTACCACGGGAGTTGTTAAAGTGGGGGCTGTTATTAAACTTCCTGCATTATCGGTGCCTACAAAACCACTGTAGCTTACTCCTAATAGCGGAACAGTAGCCCCGTAGATTTTAGAGGCATTATTGGCGGTAACTGTTAGTGCTGCCGGTGTTACCGTTAGCGTTCCCGACTGATAAACAATGGTGTAGTTTGATGACACTGCACCGCTCGGCGTTATTGGATAAGTGTTCACCGGCGAATTGGCAACCACCGGAGTGCTGATAGTAGGCAGTGTAGTTAAGCTGGAAGGACCGTCGGTACCCACAAAACCACTATAACTTACCGTCAGGATTGGAACAGGTGCGCCATATGTTTTGGTAGAGCTGTTGGCTGTTATCGTTAAAATTGCCTGCCCAACGGTGAGGGTGCCTGCTGCATAGGTGATACTATAGTTAGCTGCACTGAAAGTACCACCAGTTGCCGCGCTCGGCACTATCGAACCGGGGTACGCTCCCACTGCAGCATTGACCGCAGCCCCCGCACCATAAGTAATGGCTACGCTGCCGATGGTTTCTGTACCTACCAGGCCGGTTGACGTAAAATCAACAGAGCCGGGACCACCGGTAAGTAAGGTTCCAAATGCTTTCCCTTTATTATTGGCTGTAATGGTCAGGGCCGCCTTATTCACCACAATATCACCGGCCACATAATTAATAGCATAGTTGGCCGGTGTAAATGTTCCGCCGTTAGCAGCACTGGCCGTTACCGAGCCGGTGTAAGTATTAACCCCGGCATTGGCAGCAGCACCTGTACCGTAAGCAAGGGTAACATTACCAATGGTTTCTGTGCCAACCAATCCGGCAGTGGTAAATTCTGTAGTTGTGGCTCCGCCGGTAAGCGTTTGTCCATAAGTTTTGGTTATATTTTTAGCAGTGATAGTCAATTTTTTAGGGTTAACTATACTGGCGGCCGTTGCTACATTTACATTGCTTGCACCAGAGCTGCTTAGTACCACATTGCCCGAGTAAGTACCTGCGTTATCGCCGGCAATCAGCCTAATGTAAACTGGTGTTGAAGAAACATTTCCGGCTGAGCCGATGGTCACCGTAGGGCTGAATGTGGCGTTATCTACGCTCACCTCAAAGCCAGTTGGCGCGGTAACCAATATACCAGCAGTAAGATTTATACCCAATACACTAAATGTACCAGGAGCTGAAGCCGTGCCGTAGGTGGTGTTTAAAGCTGATAATGTACCGGTTGCATTGATATTCGACAGAGCAATACTTACAGCTTTACTCACCGGGTTACTGTTCAAAGTACCATCATTTACCGAAAAGGTGATGGTTCTTACGTTTGCGGTAGGGGGCGAATTCAGGTTTCTGTAAGCTATTGAACGTAATGCAGCCTGCCATTGTGCAACAGTGGCCACTCCACTCGGCGATTGCAGAGACAATATCCCCACGAGATTGTTATAAGAGCCTGTAATATCACCCGTGGCACCGCTGGCTGTAAACACCAATCGGTCTTCTGCTGAGTGCAGACCACCGGTAATGGTAACTATACCAGAAGCTAAAGTGCCGCTATCATCAGTTACCGTAATTCCCGGATCTATAATAGCATCCGAACCTGAAAATACAGTTGTGCCTGCAGATGCCGTTAATACCGGGGCTGAGTTGATATGCGTCAGCGTTACTGTAACCGTGTTGCCATCAACCTTGCCATCATTAGCCTTGTAAGTGAACTGATCGTTAGCCGTACTGGTTGAACTGTAAATAAAACTGCCGTTTGAATTTAATGTCAGGGTACCGTTAGCAGGGCCAGATACCAATATGGCGGTAAGAGGATCACCGTCGGCATCGGTATCGTTACCTAAAATGCCGGGAGCAGGAATGGTTAAGGTCACACCGGTACTAAAACTATAATTATCGGCCACCGTTACCGGTGCGT
This window of the Mucilaginibacter inviolabilis genome carries:
- a CDS encoding RHS repeat domain-containing protein → MKVYYVYRSRLIIFLLITVLFLPSVWAQTNPITLTPTFENVIPASPNASAITKPGNIQVNQSTGIPQVGIPIYTWPGGNFGISMTISLDYHAGGIKVDEMASTVGLGWSLNAGGVITRTVRGVYDELPGDGFLYRSMPSNNTEGNGSGDTPHAERLFYRMNSGLIDTQNDIFNFNFNGRSGSFVLGKNNDILLLDQSRLKIEKFITEVNNKPVISKFIITDEMGYQYSFEDYEITTTSKYGYQGNHTSSWFLTKVFNPAGTDYIQIEYDNTLLSNHQISYSQTIALPVTNDGLGLSAYMGGPSSVDIKGKRIKKITFPDDNTVSFLYNPTIRQDVPTGSSDNLLQKIILSKGGMSYGFLLAQDYSLGGRATLQSVQQFGSTESNTLKPYLFEYVNSPALPQRFNNNKDHWGYYNNNPSNDLIPHEYFRAPGGQYPPFREFLGGNRDTDPERVKAGSLTKITYPTGGYTVFEMEANTAKDVWLNQNETVTVQTPPFTDRSTSSGVSSSINPSATVPFVFQGENNTSTDFTIKGNPSATACTSSGCGIKFEFYNPSNQLLVTKILPFPSGDINQQTLSFSITNLIKGATYTVKCYTLNLSGYDDYVEIGWREINAGSSSQIVLSHVQRYVGGIRAKKITDYLPNTTPATVREYQYVLEDGTTSSGALGYRPVYTYLADYDYKYDETSNEAPAYFTGYGYIIRTSSSVNDLPVINGSPVTYKRIIEKNGQNGVYIGKTVRTFTSFADQPPTLLENFPSTPVEYADWNYGLLKSEEIYDANNTLLKKTENTYNSVTDNYSSNPTRVENFRSISIAPVRFLWPKVPQGTPLVYHIDPKQDPYYFLMSSFTPIAGRSELIQSTLTDYSSNNLTTAVTTTNTYDPIYYYLKQSSIVNSKNVELKTQYNYPNDMVVAGEDVVVYNGMLSKNIIKPVISEILFTGTTQTFLRKTKYRNWSGMLYAPETVITKTLAFAEETRLRYMQYDTHGAPVSLQKENGPPMTYIWGYGGNHLVAQLSNADYTTVTNALGGASTIEAFRNTRNPSSINVDNFLSPLLSNAGLVKGQIVRFKHNTLSGITSITDTKGETTTYEYDSFQRLMNVKDKDGNIVKHMDYH
- a CDS encoding PorP/SprF family type IX secretion system membrane protein, translated to MKNLKQHHHISFKKPLLLMALLTCFTLCSRAQLNPFQSMYFQNRYLINPAMAGLDQGLNINLGYRQQWNTFPGSPKSQTLTADYHATDRVGVGLNVTDDQSGLIRQTRAMGTYAYHLPLGDHNQKLNFGLSLGVNDGRIDLDKVVGDETDEQIARYNQAKPYIDGDFGIAYTSENLFLEGAIPNLKAAFFRNSIERIDVDRVEFFAAASYKIYISSGYTDLLIEPLTAYRKVKGAKDIVDAGFNFTMSNYFISLQAIYHSNQSTGLGLVFDQKAYAFNFTYNLETGKLSGYTAGAFELGLKLKLFRK